CAAAACAGACTTTAAGCCAATCTCTCTCCATAAAGACGAGAATCCTTTATAATCTTGATAGTTATTCACAACGAGATAGCCTTTTTTTATAGCTTCATATAACAACAGATTTTCTTCTTTTGTGTTATTGTAAAGCTCCACTATATCAATCTTGTTTTCCTTGAAATAAGATGACGACTCGACAAGAGTTAAATCAAAATCCTTTATACAAATAATTGTGCAACCATCTACATTAAAATAATCTGCGATTTTATCCAAAGTCTCAGAAGTTATACCTTCTCTTACTATTAAATCCGCTAATTCTTCAATCTTATTATTCATATTTTAACTTTATTTTATAACTTAAAAAGTGTCAAGCAGTTGCAACTTCAGCCAAATACACTTATCTTGATTAACTAACAAATTTTAGTATAATTTAGTAAATTTTTAAGTGGAGGTTTTATCTATGCATTTGTTCGATACTCTGATTGGTCAGCTATTCTGGATAATCTTTTTTATCACGCTGTTTTACCCCTATTTCAAAACACACGCACTTGAAGGCAACAGATTGAAACTCATAAGACAACTTGAAAGGAAACACTCATCAAGAGTAATAACTTTAATACACAGACAAGAGACAAAATCTCTATTTGGCTTCTTCTCTATGAAATTTTTAGACATCGAAGATTCAGAAGCAATTCTACGGGCAATTAGGATAACCCCGGATGATATGCCAATAGACATGATAGTCCACACGCCCGGTGGTGTGGCTTTGGCTGCAACTCAGATTGCAAATGCATTAGCAGACCATAAGGCAAAGGTTAGAGTTATCGTCCCACACTATGCTATGTCTGGTGGAACTTTAATAGCTTTAGCCGCAGATGAAATCTTAATGGACAACTATGCCGTTTTGGGTCCTGTTGACCCACAGTTAGGTCATGAACCAGCAGCAAGTATAAAGAGAATAAAAGAGCTAAAAGAGATAAAAGACATAAGCGATGAGATGCTGATTAAAATAGATATGAGCGAGAAAGCCCTAAGTCAAATGCATGATACTGTAAAGAGACTGCTTATGAAAAAGGGATTCTCAGAAGACAATGCAAATAGAGTTGCAGAAGAGCTATCAAGCGGCAAATGGACACACGATTACCCAATAACCGTTGAGCATGCAAAACAGCTCGGTTTAAATGTTTCAACGGATGTTCCAGAAGAAGTATATGCTTTAATGGAGCTTTATCCACAACCAACAGCAACCCAATCAGTTAATTACATACCATTACCGTACAACAGACCAGGCGGAACACATAACTCAACAAACGCTAAGGAATAAAACTTGACTTTTTTGAATAAAGGAAAATATTTGTAAAAAAATAAATGTTCGGAGGTAGTCTATGAAATTAAAAACCAAACTTTCCATCTCCATCGCTTTAGTATCCATCGCTTTACTCTTCTTTGCTGGCTCCCTGTTCATTGAGAAGTTATCAAGTTACACCAATTTATCTCGGTCAAAATCACTTGTAGTGTTATCAGTAAAAATAGGTAGCCTTGTCCACGAACTACAAAAAGAGAGAGGTGCATCAGCCGGTTTCTTAGGTGCAAAGGGCACAAAATTTCAATCCATACTTGCAAATCAGAGATTAATGACCGACAAGAAACTTAAAGAGTTGTATAATGTAGCAAAACATGTAAATTTAGATTCAAACCCAAGATTTAAGAAATACTTTATTGCCGCCGTTCAACAGCTAAAAGGCCTACAAGCTATGAGAAATAAAGTTGATAATCTTGCGATATCCGTCCAGAAGGAAGTTGCATGGTATACACAGATAAACTCTAACTTACTTGATGCTGTTGGTGCTATAGGATATGGTATAAAAGATGCAGAATTATCAAAAGAATTGAATGCATACACAAATTTCCTCCTTTCTAAAGAGAGAGCTGGTATTGAGAGAGCTGTCCTTTCCAACACATTTGCTCAAGGACATTTTGGTAAAGGTATGTACGAAAAATTTATAACATTGATAGCAGAACAAAAAAGTTACCTTCATTCATTTGAAATATCGGCAAACGACAGATTCCTAAATTACTTTAAAACACATTTCACAGGACCAAGCATAGAAGAAGTAAATAGAATGAGGGAGATAGCTATAACACACTTTGGTAAAGGTAATTTCGGCGTTGACCCAGAGTATTGGTTTAAAACCATCACAAAAAAGATAAACATTTTGAAAAATATAGAAGATTTCATGGAAGCATCTATACTCAACGACATGAAAAAAGAAATGAACTCTGCAATGGCAGACTTAATACTTTATGGCATAACCTTTGGTGCTGGTGTTGTCTCAGTTTTATTGCTTGTATTTGCAATATTCAAATATGTCCTCGCAAATATTGCTGTTCTCACAAATCAAGCCAGAAATCTTGCAAGTGGTCAGGGTGATTTAACCCAAAGAATCCAGATAGACACAAAAGACGAACTTGGAGAACTCGCAGAGTGGTTTAACAAGTTCTTAGAAAAAACACAACAGATGATAAGAGAGATAAAAGGCACGCTAACAGAGCTAAACAACCACTCATCTCATCTACAATCTGCAGCAACAACAATGTCTGCATCTATTGAGCAAACTTCAAGAAATACTCAAGAGATAGCAAATGCAATGAACGACACATCTCAGGCTGTAAACGATATAGCCGTTGCAACAGAAAATGTTAATAATCTCGCAAACGAAGTCGGAGAAATCAATAATCAGATGATAGTT
This genomic stretch from Hippea alviniae EP5-r harbors:
- a CDS encoding SDH family Clp fold serine proteinase; its protein translation is MHLFDTLIGQLFWIIFFITLFYPYFKTHALEGNRLKLIRQLERKHSSRVITLIHRQETKSLFGFFSMKFLDIEDSEAILRAIRITPDDMPIDMIVHTPGGVALAATQIANALADHKAKVRVIVPHYAMSGGTLIALAADEILMDNYAVLGPVDPQLGHEPAASIKRIKELKEIKDISDEMLIKIDMSEKALSQMHDTVKRLLMKKGFSEDNANRVAEELSSGKWTHDYPITVEHAKQLGLNVSTDVPEEVYALMELYPQPTATQSVNYIPLPYNRPGGTHNSTNAKE
- a CDS encoding methyl-accepting chemotaxis protein, with the translated sequence MKLKTKLSISIALVSIALLFFAGSLFIEKLSSYTNLSRSKSLVVLSVKIGSLVHELQKERGASAGFLGAKGTKFQSILANQRLMTDKKLKELYNVAKHVNLDSNPRFKKYFIAAVQQLKGLQAMRNKVDNLAISVQKEVAWYTQINSNLLDAVGAIGYGIKDAELSKELNAYTNFLLSKERAGIERAVLSNTFAQGHFGKGMYEKFITLIAEQKSYLHSFEISANDRFLNYFKTHFTGPSIEEVNRMREIAITHFGKGNFGVDPEYWFKTITKKINILKNIEDFMEASILNDMKKEMNSAMADLILYGITFGAGVVSVLLLVFAIFKYVLANIAVLTNQARNLASGQGDLTQRIQIDTKDELGELAEWFNKFLEKTQQMIREIKGTLTELNNHSSHLQSAATTMSASIEQTSRNTQEIANAMNDTSQAVNDIAVATENVNNLANEVGEINNQMIVDIEKRLERMKKNALLAKEAMEQINTVGESSKEIGQIVGVINEIADQTNLLALNAAIEAARAGEAGRGFAVVADEVRKLAEKTQSATEEIRAMITKIQNDTKTAVEKTRQASEMILEEEKKAEEDKKNIEEIVEKTNRVVEEINSTSAATEELSSTFSEMDMQIKDIAQAAEENIKAVEEVSRAAEELNRITVQVENMVNRFKV